In a single window of the Alosa sapidissima isolate fAloSap1 chromosome 18, fAloSap1.pri, whole genome shotgun sequence genome:
- the LOC121689350 gene encoding macrophage mannose receptor 1-like: MFPLVLHYSSPAEAREFHFVREQRSWSEALHYCRLKHTDMASAADASEMGQIAAAIPPGYAEPVWIGLQRGRSLVWRWSDPTRETGYSKWGDGLPNAQPKMCAAIYGFDIFMFGIMNAWLSDPCGHIKHFVCFDQSRGLVVVDEKKDWTSAQTYCRTHHTDLASVGSDAESGQIWAARPSGAAQIWIGLFSDDWSWTDGTGSSFRNWQSGQPDNGVGEGCAGLLTNDSGRWADLFCTRQYSFICAGAPRAKRLIVRVKIRSAQENMTSEITDHLLNQLVAPWAHAPDMKASWQRCANGEIFIREEDRTDDRPEERGTTE; the protein is encoded by the exons ATGTTTCCACTCGTCCTGCACTACAGTTCCCCAGCAG aGGCGCGTGAGTTCCACTTTGTGCGTGAGCAGCGGTCGTGGTCTGAGGCGCTGCACTACTGCCGGCTGAAGCACACAGACATGGCCAGCGCTGCCGACGCCTCAGAGATGGGCCAGATCGCGGCCGCCATCCCCCCCGGTTACGCCGAGCCCGTTTGGATCGGGCTGCAGCGTGGCAGGTCCTTGGTGTGGCGCTGGTCGGACCCGACCCGAGAGACCGGCTACAGCAAGTGGGGCGATGGCCTCCCCAACGCACAGCCGAAGATGTGTGCCGCCATATATGGGTTTGACATCTTCATGTTTGGCATCATGAATGCCTGGCTCAGCGACCCGTGCGGCCATATAAAGCATTTCGTCTGCTTCGACC AGAGTCGGGGCCTTGTGGTGGTTGACGAGAAGAAGGATTGGACCTCAGCACAGACCTACTGCCGGACGCACCACACAGACCTGGCCAGCGTGGGGTCCGACGCCGAGAGCGGTCAGATTTGGGCCGCGAGGCCGAGCGGCGCCGCCCAGATATGGATCGGCCTCTTCAGCGACGACTGGAGCTGGACCGACGGAACTGGCTCCTCGTTCCGGAACTGGCAGAGTGGGCAGCCGGATAACGGTGTCGGCGAGGGCTGTGCGGGGCTGTTGACCAACGACTCGGGGAGGTGGGCCGACCTCTTCTGCACGAGACAGTACTCCTTCATCTGCGCAGGAG CTCCACGGGCCAAGAGATTGATAGTGAGGGTGAAGATTCGCTCTGCCCAGGAGAACATGACTTCAGAAATCACAGATCACCTTCTCAATCAG ctggttGCTCCGTGGGCTCATGCACCTGATATGAAGGCGTCGTGGCAGAGATGTGCCAATGGAGAGATCTTCATCAGGGAGGAAGACAGGACAGATGACAGGCCTGAGGAAAGAG GCACAACAGAGTGA
- the LOC121689912 gene encoding uncharacterized protein LOC121689912, protein MVFMGMSNFVDYRLLAILMTGMCLGLPALGWAFRSLHFHRRSGGRVTPFAACLLLSDVLELLLLSFLMVEQLNICDLKVYPCWVWFPVSVGVRLCALHFHQLVALEGIMALSFPQCWARLSSPAVGVPISVFLWLTALSFYLSPVCIVVNVVLAAVPVALLVVSFVLTLKTPPHVAPRPWDVLGVAAVTLLGVSWPTCALFFGILSGVVWLHVIFFVMQLRLITDPLLCVLVWRATGRRLQSQRPGANASSSSTTRLHIPLAISATVDCDSVIRRQR, encoded by the coding sequence ATGGTGTTCATGGGCATGAGTAACTTTGTGGACTACCGTCTGCTGGCCATCCTGATGACGGGCATGTGCCTGGGTCTGCCCGCGCTGGGCTGGGCGTTCCGCTCGCTGCACTTCCACCGGCGGTCCGGCGGCCGCGTGACGCCCTTCGCCGCGTGCCTGTTGCTAAGCGACGTGCTGGAGCTCCTGCTGCTCTCCTTCCTCATGGTGGAGCAGCTGAACATCTGTGACCTGAAGGTCTACCCCTGCTGGGTGTGGTTCCCTGTCTCCGTGGGCGTGCGCCTGTGCGCGCTGCACTTCCACCagctggtggcgctagagggcaTCATGGCGCTGTCCTTCCCGCAGTGCTGGGCGCGCCTGTCTTCGCCGGCCGTCGGCGTGCCCATCAGCGTCTTCCTGTGGCTGACGGCGCTCAGCTTCTACCTGTCTCCCGTCTGCATCGTGGTCAACGTGGTGCTGGCGGCCGTGCCCGTGGCGCTGCTAGTGGTCAGCTTCGTGCTGACGCTCAAGACGCCGCCGCACGTGGCCCCCCGGCCCTGGGACGTGCTGGGGGTTGCCGCGGTGACCCTGCTGGGCGTCAGCTGGCCCACGTGCGCGCTCTTCTTCGGCATCCTGTCGGGCGTGGTGTGGCTGCACGTCATCTTCTTCGTCATGCAGCTGCGGCTGATCACCGACCCGCTCCTCTGCGTCCTGGTGTGGAGGGCCACGGGCAGGAGGCTGCAGTCTCAGCGCCCCGGCGCCAAcgccagctccagctccaccaCCAGACTACACATCCCACTGGCCATCAGCGCCACGGTGGACTGCGACTCCGTCATCAGGAGACAGCGCtga